A region of Lycium barbarum isolate Lr01 chromosome 3, ASM1917538v2, whole genome shotgun sequence DNA encodes the following proteins:
- the LOC132630047 gene encoding auxin response factor 18-like, translating to MITFMDPKDKVKEIEKCLDSQLWHACAGSMVQMPSISSKVFYFPQGHSEHASGNVDFRSSIRIPSYIPCKVSAIKYMADPETDEVYAKIRLIPISRNEVEFDEEGVVGGMNGLDNQDKPTSFAKTLTQSDANNGGGFSVPRYCAETIFPRLDYSADPPVQTILAKDVHGETWKFRHIYRGTPRRHLLTTGWSTFVNHKKLVAGDSIVFLRAENGDLCVGIRRAKRGIGGGPETSSGWNPAGGNCMVPYGGFSSFLREDENKLIRNGSGNLMNRGKVKAESVIEAANLAASGQPLEVIYYPRASTPEFCVKASLVKAALQIRWCSGMRFKMPFETEDSSRISWFMGTISSVQVSDPIRWPDSPWRLLQVSWDEPDLLQNVKRVSPWLVELVSNMPTIHLSPFSPPRKKLRLPQHPDFPLDGHHLPMPAFSGNHHLPGPNNPFGCLPDNTPAGMQGARHAQYGLSLSDIHLNKLHSNFFPVGFPPLDQVAAAPPRPLNSPMIGKRCNSENNISCLLTMGNSAHSTKKSDIGKAPQLVLFGQPILTEQQISLSCSGDTVSTVRTGNSSSDGNADKIGNGSDGSGSALNQRGLTERSPCDTFQSEANTEIGHCKVFMESEDVGRTLDLSLLGSYEELCRKLANMFGIENSEMLNHVLYRDTTGAVKQLGDEPFSDFMKTARRLTILTDSSSDNVGLRE from the exons ATGATTACTTTTATGGATCCAAAGGACAAAGTGAAAGAAATAGAAAAGTGTTTAGATTCTCAACTATGGCATGCTTGTGCTGGTAGTATGGTACAAATGCCTTCAATTAGTTCAAAAGTTTTCTATTTTCCTCAAGGTCACTCAGAGCATGCTAGTGGAAATGTCGATTTTAGGAGCTCCATTAGGATTCCGTCGTATATTCCTTGTAAAGTCTCGGCGATTAAATATATGGCTGATCCTGAAACTGATGAGGTTTATGCCAAGATTAGGTTGATTCCTATTAGTAGGAATGAAGTTGAATTTGATGAAGAGGGGGTTGTTGGGGGAATGAACGGTTTGGATAACCAAGATAAACCTACTTCATTCGCTAAGACTTTAACGCAATCGGATGCGAACAATGGCGGAGGTTTTTCAGTCCCGAGGTATTGTGCGGAGACGATATTTCCTCGTTTGGATTACTCCGCGGATCCTCCTGTTCAGACCATCCTTGCTAAGGATGTTCACGGGGAGACATGGAAATTCAGGCATATTTATAGAGGGACGCCGAGGCGCCATCTGTTAACGACGGGATGGAGTACTTTTGTGAACCATAAAAAGCTCGTTGCTGGTGATTCCATTGTGTTCTTGAGGGCGGAAAACGGAGACCTTTGTGTAGGCATTCGGAGGGCAAAGAGGGGAATTGGAGGTGGGCCCGAGACTTCTTCTGGATGGAATCCGGCTGGTGGGAATTGTATGGTACCGTATGGAGGGTTTTCAAGTTTTCTTAGGGAAGACGAGAATAAATTAATAAGAAATGGGAGCGGGAACTTGATGAACAGGGGAAAAGTGAAGGCAGAATCGGTTATCGAAGCTGCAAATCTTGCAGCCAGTGGACAACCATTAGAGGTGATTTATTACCCTCGTGCGAGCACTCCGGAGTTTTGTGTGAAGGCCTCGCTTGTAAAGGCAGCATTGCAGATCCGTTGGTGCTCGGGGATGAGGTTCAAGATGCCTTTTGAAACTGAAGATTCTTCACGGATAAGTTGGTTCATGGGAACTATATCTTCGGTTCAGGTTTCCGATCCCATTCGGTGGCCAGATTCACCTTGGAGGCTTCTTCAG GTGTCGTGGGACGAACCTGATCTGCTCCAAAATGTGAAACGTGTCAGCCCATGGCTTGTGGAATTAGTCTCGAACATGCCTACCATTCACCTTTCTCCCTTCTCACCCCCACGAAAGAAACTAAGATTACCTCAACATCCAGATTTTCCTCTCGATGGCCACCATCTTCCTATGCCGGCTTTCTCCGGTAACCACCACCTTCCAGGGCCTAATAACCCCTTCGGTTGTCTTCCCGACAACACCCCTGCTGGCATGCAGGGAGCCAGGCATGCTCAATATGGTTTGTCATTATCAGATATCCACCTCAATAAGCTGCATTCGAATTTTTTTCCGGTTGGTTTTCCGCCACTTGATCAGGTTGCAGCAGCACCCCCTAGACCCCTAAATAGTCCAATGATCGGTAAGCGATGCAACAGCGAGAATAATATATCTTGCTTGCTAACCATGGGAAATTCCGCTCACTCTACGAAGAAATCTGATATTGGAAAAGCACCACAACTCGTGCTTTTCGGTCAACCTATACTTACTGAGCAGCAGATCTCTCTTAGCTGCTCGGGAGATACTGTTTCTACTGTTCGTACAGGGAATAGTTCCTCGGATGGTAATGCTGATAAAATAGGGAACGGGTCCGATGGTTCGGGTTCCGCACTTAATCAACGTGGTTTAACAGAACGATCGCCGTGTGACACATTTCAATCCGAGGCAAATACCGAGATTGGACACTGTAAGGTTTTTATGGAATCAGAAGATGTAGGTCGCACTCTGGATCTTTCATTACTAGGATCTTACGAAGAGTTATGCAGGAAATTGGCAAATATGTTTGGCATTGAAAACTCGGAGATGCTTAATCATGTTCTCTACCGAGATACCACTGGCGCGGTCAAGCAACTCGGTGATGAACCATTTAG CGACTTCATGAAAACAGCACGAAGGTTAACGATTCTAACTGATTCAAGCAGCGACAATGTAGGACTAAGGGAGTAA